From one Marinobacter sp. LV10MA510-1 genomic stretch:
- the can gene encoding carbonate dehydratase: MGQLDYLLDKNRAWAENIKAQDPQFFDRLSNQQAPEYLWIGCADSRVPANQIVDLMPGELFVHRNVANVVVHTDFNCLSVLQFAIDVLKVKHILLVGHYGCGGVKAALLNEGFGLIANWLRHVQDVRDRYRHILEPIISVQDRADRLCELNVIEQVDHVCQNSIVQDAWKRGQDLTVHGFVYDLRDGIMRDMGIPISNAAASEHTRQQSVDEMVLRPVRSGRLIKA; this comes from the coding sequence ATGGGGCAGCTGGATTATTTACTGGACAAGAACCGGGCCTGGGCGGAGAACATCAAGGCACAGGACCCACAGTTTTTTGATCGGTTATCAAATCAGCAGGCCCCGGAATATTTGTGGATTGGTTGCGCCGACAGCCGGGTGCCGGCCAATCAGATTGTAGACTTGATGCCCGGCGAGTTGTTTGTGCACCGTAACGTGGCCAACGTGGTGGTGCACACCGACTTTAACTGCCTGTCGGTGTTGCAGTTCGCGATTGACGTATTGAAAGTGAAGCACATTCTATTGGTGGGTCACTACGGCTGCGGCGGTGTTAAAGCTGCCCTGCTGAACGAGGGCTTTGGCCTGATTGCCAACTGGCTGCGCCACGTGCAAGACGTGCGCGATCGTTACCGGCACATTCTGGAACCCATCATCAGTGTGCAAGACCGCGCCGACCGCCTGTGCGAATTGAACGTGATTGAACAGGTGGACCACGTGTGCCAGAACAGCATTGTTCAGGACGCTTGGAAGCGTGGCCAGGACTTAACCGTGCACGGCTTCGTGTACGACCTTCGTGACGGCATAATGCGGGATATGGGCATACCCATATCCAACGCTGCCGCCAGCGAGCATACCCGCCAGCAATCGGTGGATGAAATGGTACTTCGCCCGGTGCGCTCCGGCCGCCTGATTAAAGCCTGA
- a CDS encoding class I SAM-dependent methyltransferase, which produces MSALPNSHEALLRNRSCLTGKVALLGVIAPDLLTELATLGSTGLAMTEHAGYAQALEQAGNWPVAFGYDSPALTAAAFDCVVVFLPKARAELDVRLSLARWLVRPGGRLLVLGEKKEGIAGAVKQLREALPQVHKIDSARHCQVWCAEDVTPLAHFAIADWLDWSQVSVAGRDLEVAGLPGVFSRGELDSGTSLLLETLASNPLTTLSVRAAPGIPPTRAGMALRVLDFACGAGVIGAWLQTGERTDLRADLSVDAVDVQSQALLSARATYDRVGARGEIIASDGIAGLDGRWQAVVSNPPFHSGVRTDMTMTERFVRDLASHLEHGGELRLVANNFLPYEALIRRCIGPVERLAENNKFTVYRAFRQ; this is translated from the coding sequence ATGTCTGCATTACCGAATTCCCACGAAGCGCTGCTTCGTAATCGCTCCTGTCTGACCGGCAAGGTCGCCCTGCTGGGCGTTATTGCGCCGGATTTACTGACCGAACTGGCAACCTTGGGCAGCACTGGCCTGGCCATGACCGAACACGCCGGATACGCCCAGGCCCTGGAGCAGGCAGGCAACTGGCCGGTGGCCTTTGGTTATGACTCCCCGGCTCTGACCGCTGCCGCGTTTGATTGTGTTGTGGTGTTTTTGCCCAAGGCCCGCGCCGAGCTGGATGTGCGGCTGTCGCTGGCGCGTTGGCTGGTGCGCCCTGGTGGCCGCCTGCTGGTGCTAGGGGAGAAAAAAGAGGGCATTGCCGGCGCGGTAAAACAGCTGCGCGAGGCCTTGCCTCAGGTGCACAAGATTGACAGTGCGCGGCATTGCCAGGTGTGGTGTGCAGAAGACGTAACACCGCTTGCGCACTTTGCCATCGCTGATTGGCTGGATTGGAGCCAGGTCAGCGTTGCCGGCCGGGACCTAGAGGTAGCAGGCTTGCCCGGTGTGTTCAGCCGCGGCGAACTGGACTCGGGCACAAGCCTTTTGCTGGAAACCCTGGCCAGCAACCCTTTGACCACCCTGTCGGTGCGGGCGGCGCCGGGTATACCGCCGACGCGGGCCGGCATGGCCCTGCGAGTTCTTGATTTTGCCTGTGGCGCCGGGGTTATTGGCGCCTGGCTGCAGACGGGCGAACGCACTGACCTAAGAGCAGACCTAAGCGTTGACGCCGTAGACGTGCAGTCCCAGGCGCTGCTGAGCGCCCGCGCGACTTATGACCGAGTGGGTGCCCGGGGCGAAATTATTGCCTCTGACGGCATTGCGGGGCTAGACGGCCGTTGGCAGGCGGTGGTGTCTAACCCGCCGTTTCACAGCGGCGTGCGCACTGACATGACCATGACCGAGCGTTTCGTGCGCGACCTGGCCAGCCACCTGGAACACGGCGGTGAGTTGCGCCTGGTGGCCAACAATTTTTTGCCTTATGAGGCCCTGATTCGGCGTTGCATCGGTCCCGTTGAACGCCTGGCGGAAAACAACAAGTTTACGGTGTACCGGGCCTTTCGGCAGTGA
- a CDS encoding class I SAM-dependent methyltransferase: protein MIWPLNLERVAPAPTPDEAVRPNANTASLQAWDAADELLLQQATHWVENEWLEDKQPAGKQHPRVLVVDDNFGALTLGLWDLQPVTLADSAALGPVLAHNLALNPPLQSNLRDRPVPLSWCDDPVLAPETATTMATNSPHSAYRLNGLFDLVVMRIPRYGDYLAWLLRRVNALLADDGVLLAGGMIKHLPDRSVDVFAQAVVTEKVCPARKKARVVICRKGSAELTNWTPAWLGYSLAAGAEAAKARSVVALPAVFARDKLDIGTRVLLPHVTQAAAALAPGARVLDLACGNGVLGLAALAANSHLELTFSDVSSQAVISAAANAAREFPRSTFSFRYADGISADGGEFDLILLNPPFHEGGVVGDHIALALFAAARRHLRPGGRLLLVGNRHLGYHRSLGRFFPQVRQPDATPKFVVLEASR from the coding sequence GTGATATGGCCGTTAAACCTGGAGCGTGTGGCGCCTGCGCCAACGCCTGATGAGGCCGTGCGGCCAAACGCCAACACGGCCAGCCTTCAAGCCTGGGATGCAGCGGATGAACTGCTGCTGCAGCAGGCCACCCATTGGGTGGAGAATGAGTGGCTAGAGGATAAACAGCCGGCGGGCAAACAACATCCGCGGGTGCTGGTGGTGGATGACAACTTTGGTGCTCTTACACTAGGGCTATGGGACTTGCAGCCGGTTACCCTGGCCGACAGCGCGGCTCTTGGGCCGGTGCTGGCACACAATCTTGCTTTGAATCCACCACTGCAAAGCAATCTGAGGGATCGGCCCGTGCCTCTGAGCTGGTGCGACGACCCGGTGTTGGCGCCGGAGACAGCAACGACAATGGCAACAAACAGCCCGCACAGCGCCTATAGACTGAACGGTCTGTTTGATCTGGTGGTCATGCGTATTCCCCGCTATGGCGACTACCTGGCCTGGCTGCTGCGACGGGTAAATGCCTTGCTGGCAGACGACGGCGTGCTGCTCGCTGGCGGCATGATAAAACACCTGCCAGACCGCAGTGTGGATGTGTTTGCCCAGGCGGTCGTTACCGAAAAGGTATGCCCGGCGCGCAAAAAAGCGCGGGTGGTGATATGCCGCAAAGGGAGCGCAGAGTTAACAAATTGGACCCCTGCGTGGCTGGGCTACTCGCTTGCAGCGGGCGCTGAAGCAGCAAAAGCACGGAGCGTAGTAGCGCTGCCGGCGGTGTTCGCCCGCGACAAGCTGGATATTGGCACCCGGGTATTGCTGCCCCATGTTACGCAGGCCGCCGCCGCTTTGGCGCCCGGTGCCCGGGTGTTAGATCTGGCCTGCGGCAATGGCGTACTTGGCCTGGCAGCGCTTGCGGCTAACAGCCACCTTGAGCTGACTTTCAGCGATGTTTCCAGCCAGGCTGTGATCAGTGCGGCTGCGAACGCGGCCCGCGAATTCCCCCGGAGCACATTTTCTTTCCGTTATGCCGACGGCATTTCTGCAGACGGAGGCGAGTTCGACCTGATACTGCTGAACCCGCCGTTTCACGAGGGTGGGGTAGTGGGTGACCATATTGCCCTGGCGCTGTTTGCCGCCGCCCGCCGCCATCTTCGCCCCGGCGGACGACTGTTGCTGGTGGGCAACCGGCATCTGGGATATCACCGCAGCCTTGGCCGCTTTTTCCCCCAGGTGCGCCAGCCAGACGCCACTCCCAAATTTGTGGTGCTTGAAGCCAGCCGTTAA